Below is a genomic region from Impatiens glandulifera unplaced genomic scaffold, dImpGla2.1, whole genome shotgun sequence.
GAGAATTTGAAGAGATGATACCATATAGACAGTGTCTCTATCTCACTCATAAAATTACACCTATACACAAAAGTGAAAAATTATCTTTctcatttgttgatttttttctttctgcGGGTGACGCTGTCTTAATGGATACAGACACTGCATGTATAGCATGGAACTAACCGTTGTAAGAGAGAATGACGTGTCACCACATCACTCActgagaaaaatataaaaggtgagaagagagaaaagataaataaaatttattattttttcaacaaatcaGCTCAAATTCCTTCTCTCAATCCTCTCTAAATTTTAATAGAgttaattacattatttaaattataaactaaaataatccaaaaaaaaCTCTCTAATATCTTCCACTTCAAACAATTATGTccaaaataaatgtaatttattacatatttggGTTGCAATTGACTATTGACAGTTCAtccttttattttatgaaaagcATCTCACTGTCcctaaattaacaaaattgttTATGAAAAAACCTACTTTTATAAATTCTCTTCTCAGTTCTTAGTAATAATTCAGTCCTCATTTCTCTCTGTCTCTCTCCCTCAAAGTAAAAAAAGATGCCGGCCGTCGGCGTTGCTACCGGTCCCGGCAACGGGAAAGAATACCCAGGAAATCTGACCATCTTTGTCACCATCACTTGTATAGTGGCTTCCATGGGCGGTCTCATATTCGGTTACGATATTGGAATTTCAGGTATTATACTTAGCTAACGAATTAAATGATCAATCTTTTTTACTGGGTTTTTGTTGATTCTAATTtgtatcaattatatatataggtggAGTTACTTCTATGAATCCATTCTTGGAGAAGTTTTTCCCGTCGGTTTACAGGAAACAGAATGAAGACAAGTCTGTGAACCAGTATTGCAAGTTTAACAGCGAGACTTTGACTTTGTTCACGTCTTCTTTGTATTTAGCGGCACTTATCTCGTCACTTGTGGCATCTACGGTTACGAGGAAGTTGGGTCGGAAGTTATCTATGTTGGCTGGAGGTGTTCTGTTTTTGATCGGAGCTTTCATAAATGGATTTGCTCAGGCTGTTTGGATGCTTATTTTCGGTCGTATTCTTCTAGGTTTTGGTATCGGATTTGCTAATCAGGTATTtcttgtaataataattataaaaaagttgtttttattGGGTTTAGActaatataaactaattcatattatttaaatatcaataaaataaatacttttggtttaaaaataaactcattttatattatttgttaatggtTGCCTAAAATAGGAGATGAAACATagttttataaaacatataaatttatttactaaCCCACTAActtactcttttttttatataaattttgagggtttttataaacatatttgAAACAAAgtcatgtataataataaaaaaaaattaaaaattttgtattttgattaataaattataagttgaTTGAAGAAAATGAGAGTGGAATGAATTTTggattatgttaaaaatatgttttttaaatcaaCAAAGACCtgcaataattaaatattttttattttattttcaaaaatttatttgaatattaataatttttagtcTTTTCTTCATACCTCAAAGATAATTTAGAATTTCTCTCATTACTAACTTTAATTAGTACAAATAATCCTTTTTTTGTATTTGTACAATTGTTtgttaatctaatttaatttgacaatttttatttagtttacatggattcttttcaaaaaaaaacacaattgaCTATAAAATTGTACATTCATATGTTTCTTGGTTTCATGAATATTTACTCTTTTTTTGGTATGAAAAATGTATATGTAGTCGGTACCATTGTATCTTTCGGAGATGGCACCATATAGATACCGAGGAGCACTCAACATAGGATTTCAGCTCTCCATCACAATCGGTATTCTCGTTGCCAACATCCTCAACTACTTCTTTGCAAAAATGAAGAACGGCGAAGGCTGGCGTTATAGTCTCGGCGGTGCCATGGTACCCGCCATCATTATCACGGTCGGATCTCTCCTCCTTACCGAAACTCCCAACTCCATGATCGAACGTGGAAAACACGACGAGGCCAGGGACAAGTTACGTCGGATAAGAGGTGTCGATGACGTGGATGAAGAACTGAGGGATCTGGTGGCTGCTAGCGAGCAGTCGAGACAAGTGGAGCATCCGTGGAGGAATTTGTTGCAACGCAAGTATAGACCTCAATTGACAATGGCCATTCTCATCCCTTTTTTCCAACAACTAACAGGAATTAATGTCATCATGTTCTATGCCCCGGTTCTTTTCAAGACTATCGGGTTTGGGAGTGAAGCCTCCCTCATGTCGGCCGTCATTACTGGCGTGGTGAATGTCGGGGCTACCTTGGTTTCGATTTACGGTGTCGATA
It encodes:
- the LOC124917742 gene encoding sugar carrier protein C-like gives rise to the protein MPAVGVATGPGNGKEYPGNLTIFVTITCIVASMGGLIFGYDIGISGGVTSMNPFLEKFFPSVYRKQNEDKSVNQYCKFNSETLTLFTSSLYLAALISSLVASTVTRKLGRKLSMLAGGVLFLIGAFINGFAQAVWMLIFGRILLGFGIGFANQSVPLYLSEMAPYRYRGALNIGFQLSITIGILVANILNYFFAKMKNGEGWRYSLGGAMVPAIIITVGSLLLTETPNSMIERGKHDEARDKLRRIRGVDDVDEELRDLVAASEQSRQVEHPWRNLLQRKYRPQLTMAILIPFFQQLTGINVIMFYAPVLFKTIGFGSEASLMSAVITGVVNVGATLVSIYGVDKWGRRSLFLEGGIQMLICQIVIAACIGAKFGVNGTPGELPKWYAIVVVLFICLYVSAFAWSWGPLGWLVPSEIFPLEIRSAAQSI